ATCATCAACTGCACCAGTGGCATCGATAACGGTGTCAATGGAGAAAATCTGGTTTTCAGGGGTTGCGTTTGGAAGGCGGTCTGCTGCTGCAAAACCGACGATTGCCACAAGGGCAACCAGTGCAATAGTTGCGATGTATCCGAATTTCATTACAGTACTCCTACAATTATGCTGATACTCTATGCATCAACTTGTATCAATTATTCATCAAAGAATAAATGCTTGCTGGGGTCAACAGGAAGGCCTCTTCCACCTATTATATATATCCTTTATGAATTTCATGACTATATGAATTCGAAAATACCAAAACGAATATTTTAGAATTGATTGGAATTTTATGAAACTGATGCATGGGGAGATTTCATCTTAAATTCATTAGTATCCTGCATTTTCCAGAATTTTTTTAACAGATAATGGTCCTGGAATATCTAAAGGCAACCCAATCAACGGAAGGCCTTCAATTACCCGGTTAGCGACTACTTCATCATATTCGATCTTTCCCAGGTATCGGATCTCACTGATCTCTTTTGCACGGGAACCAAGTTCTTGCGGAAACAGAAATCCTCCAATACTGGAAAAATTTTTCCAATGAATTCCCGACTCTTCTGCAACTCTTTTTGCCCGGATCAGGTGAGAGAATGATTTACTGGATGGGCCGATGACATCAAATATCTCATCCACATCGGCAGTAACCCGGCGGTTCAAATGTTCAAGGCCACCAGGAGCATCGATGAGGACATATTTGTACTGTTTGGTCAGTCTTGAAAGTGCATCCCGGAGCGCTGCATCGGGCATGCAATAGCACCCTTCTACCCATTTAGTTCCAAGAGCAAGGAAATCAAAGTTTTTCCCCTCGTAGAGTCCGTCTCTCCATATCCGGTGCTCGATTCTTTCTGAGGGAGCAACTCCTATGGTAGTTCCACCTTTGCCGATGAATGTATCTTCAAGA
This Methanospirillum lacunae DNA region includes the following protein-coding sequences:
- a CDS encoding ATP-binding protein is translated as MKIIVTMGRGGTGKTSFVSLMADYFIRKGDTPLLLVDLDPDQNLGEMIGVDLEAEGRKTVAELLEDTFIGKGGTTIGVAPSERIEHRIWRDGLYEGKNFDFLALGTKWVEGCYCMPDAALRDALSRLTKQYKYVLIDAPGGLEHLNRRVTADVDEIFDVIGPSSKSFSHLIRAKRVAEESGIHWKNFSSIGGFLFPQELGSRAKEISEIRYLGKIEYDEVVANRVIEGLPLIGLPLDIPGPLSVKKILENAGY